CTGGTGTTCCTGGAATTGGATTAAAATTGGCAAGTGGTCTTGTTGTTTTTGGCATTTGCATATGGGACAGTCGAGACATTGCTCTCTTCTCGGGAAGTACAGacatcctctctctctcgcttggTAGTATCGCAATCGATGATCGCCTCTTTGGTTGGAGAGGGATTTGTCGCATCATGGGAACCAAAGATACACGCCGTGCTTTGCCAGCAGCCTTGTCTAGAACAGGAATGTTCTCTTTGTTCTGAACAGAAGGTCCCTTACTACCGAGCCTCTGTCTGGAAGGGCCTGAAGGTGGCGGCGCCTGGTTGCTTATCCTGACCAATGGTGGCCTCTGCCTCATAGGAGCAAGTGGTGGTCTCTGCCTTACAGGAGCAGCTAGTGATGGCTTTGTGGGTCTAACCGTATCCCTAGCAGCCTTCTTCTCATTGGCTAATTCATTTTCCAGCTCTCTAACCtgtgcaaaataaaatgtgaTAAATACATACTAGAATAGACAATTAATTCAAGAGAACTGAATCTCTTACTTACCCGCTGCTGATGAGTTCTGCAAGCTTGCTCAGTTTCCCTTATCTGTTGCACAGCATTCATTTATGGTCAAAATTTAGTTCCATATATGAAATAGTTTTGGCTGTTAAATAACAGTGGCAGTCGACACAACATACCTTATCTTGAAGTGTTCTGAAGACATTCTCTCGAGAAGCATACTTGAGCTGCATCAATTGCAAGCTTTCGTTCAACTTcacattttccttttcctcgtgACAGAGCTTCTCAGTCTGTAATCAAGTTTTCAGTTAATATAACAGCTAAACCATGTTCTAGTTTTCCAGTGTGGTTGAAACCTAAATTACCATTTGCTTGAGCTTGAAGTTTTCAGCCGGATCTGCTTGTTTACGAGCAGGGCCGTGTTCAATAGCTCGAACTCTACTAGCAAAATTAAGGGAGCAGAGAGTTTCCCCTGAATCTGTAGAGCTTGGACTTATCTGCACAAACATAAGCGTCTTGCAATCTCCACCTGCAACAGTTAATTCATGGTGTGAACACTATCTCTTCGTTCTGCGCTTCTCGTAATTCCATATAATTTTCACTTACCTAACGAGCTTTGAAGCAGGTGAGTTAGCTTGGAGTTCCTATTTGGCAGCAAAATATAAACTGAATGAGGTGGCCGAGCTGAAGTTATGCTTCTTTAAGTAGCTGAGCAAGGTAGATGTTGAAGAATGTAAATACTAAATTAGACTGACCTATATGGGATGTGAGAATTTTTGGAGGCAAGGGCAGCAATAACATCACCCAATGCAGAGAGCGATTTGTTGATGAACTTGGACTCCTTCAATCTCTCTCCTTCTACTTCCGTTTTAGCCAAACGCTCACTACCAGCAAGGTCAACCAACCACATGTGACTTCTGCTCATTTCGCCGGTCACCAAATGCTCGCTCCTAACAGTGACCCTAACCAAGCTGCAAGTAGGAAGTCTCAGATACCATTATCTCAAAGCTATAAATGACATTAATTTGTCAAGTAGATACCTTTAACTTAACTCTAATTACTAATGATCAACTGTGGATATTAAAATGTTCAGTCTATTACAATATATGAGCTCAGTGAGTTAGAAGGAATGGCATACAAGTACCACAGAATGATACTTGTTGCAAATACAGCAGATACAGCAGACGTCCAAATACCATTATTGCAATGCTTAATAAATAACACATATGTCAAGTAGACTAACTTAATTCTAATAGATATTGAAATGCGGCAACTTATTACAATATATGAGCTCAGTTAATTAGAAGAAAGCCATACAAGTGTTGGAATAATACCTATGGGAGCGGCTGCTCAGCTCATTGACACTGGTTGATCCAACAGATCTATTTTTAGCGCCAGCTTTCAGTTTATCCCACACACCATCTATTGTATAAATTGGAGCTTCAACTAAACCAGGCACCTCTTGTGCTCCATCAGCACTTTGCTTTATGTCCAACCTTTAGATGCAACAAGATATAATGAATGCCTCATTGTTCACTATGAAGTCAGGATAAatgagaaagaaaggaaataaTACCTTTTTGATGCTTGTTCACAGTTGTCATCAAGAAGGTCCCTGATTTTTTCGTTATAGACTTCCAAGATGCTCACATAAAATGTGTACGCAACAGACGAGCTTCTCTCATTTGACATCCTGAATAGTTCTTCCAGAGCCCTATAGTTAACACCTCTATTCTCTGGAACACCTTCCATAGTGAAGGTTTTCCCTGTTCCTGTCTGCCCATATGCAAAGATGCATACGTTGAAACCATCCATTACTGACCTCACTACTGGCAGGCTCTCAGCAAATACAGCCTCTGCAGGAAACAATTGAAAGTGACCCATCAAATTCGACGTCCTTCAACATTGGAATATAATCATATCGAAAAcaaattctgaaaataaatACACATGCCATTAGCTAAATCAAACGACGTCCTTGAACACTGGAATATAATCATATCTAAAACAAATTCTGAAATGCACATGCCATTAGCTCAATTGAGCTGTTACTACAAAATATCGCTTCGGCCTGGGCATGCTATAACCTCCATTTCATTTACACAACAATGAATTTGAAACATAACATAGGGGACAAACTAAAGCTCAGTCTACTTGAAACAGAACTTAGGGAGCCTATGCCAAACAGAGTTGGAACAGTTAATACCTTGATCATCAGCTGGCCCAAAAACATGATCAAACTTAAAattcttcctctctttctctgaCGGAACATACTGAAGTTCAGTCTCCTGGGACGGATCGACATCAATCACTGATGAGCACCCACGGGAGACCTCATCAGCACTCAGAGGCCTACACCTGCAGAAAACCCTGATGTTTCCCCTCAGCTCGATGAGCTCATTGTACAATCGACGCCGCTCTGCACACTCTACCGTGTACTTTTTCTTCAAGCCATCAAACCTTGGTGCACACTCCTCGACACACTTAGCCACCTGCAGCTTGAACTTCTCCACCAGGCTGTTATACCTCCCCCCTGCAGTACAGCAAACAGGACCAGACGTCAAAAATTCTGCAAAAGCTAAAGATTCTACATCCATTCTTAAGCAAGGCCTTTATGCTTGTCCACGCACCTAGGACCTGGAGGGCTGCAAGGCGGTCAGGGCTTGCGATCTCTTTCAGCCGTGGCGATGGGATAAGGCAATCATCTGCTTGATCCCCCAATTCCTGCAAGAATGAGGACAGTGAGAATTATTagcaaataaaagaaacataagaGCATGTTGATAAATGGAAACAATCGGTCAGAGATAAAAGAGAGCATTCGAGAGCTAATAAACTGGATCAAGGAAATCCAAGAGATCCATGTGCAAGAAGCCAAAATTTCACACCTCCAAGAAGATGCGTAGAgcctcgccttctcctcctgcaACCGCCTCATCGCCCTCCTTCGCCAGCTCTTCAACCGCCGCCTCTTCGTCGACCACCTCCTCGCTGGTCGGCACTGTTTCCTCGCCTGACACAGTGACGAATCCCCCACCGTCAAACGGATACCAGCAAACCCTACCGCTCAGTTACTTTAAATACAGAACAAGGAATCGTACCTTCGAGATTCTGAGGCATCGGCGCCACAGACGcgggagatggcggcggcgcagtgTTCGAATCGGCGGGCCCCGCGTGGCGACTCGGGCTCAGGTGGTCTGAGAACTCCACAGCGCCGCACTCTACTTCACCTGaccgaaaagaaagaaagaaaaacctcGCCATGAGACAACGAAGAAACCCAACAGCTCGGTCCCTCGCCACGGAACCCAGAACCCGCGTGTCGCGTACCTTgtggctgcggcggtggggacgccgccgccgtcggagaCTGCGGCGAGGGGGAGGAGGTGCCCGGATACGCTTCCATCGCCGCGGATCTGGGGAAGGGAGGGGCGGGGATTTCGCTCGGCTTCGAGTTGGGGAATTGGGAGCGGAGAGCGGAGGGAGGAGACGGGATGGGGAACAGTCGAAGAAGGGAGAAATGTGAGATGTGAGGAGCGGATTTGATTTTTGAACCTGTTGGGGGCTTTTGGTTTTTGGGAGACGACCGTTGCAGGAAGAGCGGCGGCCATTTATTGAggatttttcttcttgccGTTTAGGCGTGGCCTTCGACTCGGTGATCGACGGCTTGGATGGATCCCATTTGTCTGCTGTCGTCTCTAGGTTCACGGTAGATGATGTGCCCGTTGTCCATTTTATGATGCAAATGGAGATACAGACATTGTGCTTAGTTTTTGGAAAAGTGAAATACTCCAAGCTGAAAATTGACAGACTTTTACACCAAGCTGAAAATCTTGGATTTCGCATCATGAACTTGGCACAGAGGATTTTATATATCAA
The Brachypodium distachyon strain Bd21 chromosome 2, Brachypodium_distachyon_v3.0, whole genome shotgun sequence genome window above contains:
- the LOC100824176 gene encoding kinesin-like protein KIN-14J, translated to MEAYPGTSSPSPQSPTAAASPPPQPQGEVECGAVEFSDHLSPSRHAGPADSNTAPPPSPASVAPMPQNLEGEETVPTSEEVVDEEAAVEELAKEGDEAVAGGEGEALRIFLEELGDQADDCLIPSPRLKEIASPDRLAALQVLGGRYNSLVEKFKLQVAKCVEECAPRFDGLKKKYTVECAERRRLYNELIELRGNIRVFCRCRPLSADEVSRGCSSVIDVDPSQETELQYVPSEKERKNFKFDHVFGPADDQEAVFAESLPVVRSVMDGFNVCIFAYGQTGTGKTFTMEGVPENRGVNYRALEELFRMSNERSSSVAYTFYVSILEVYNEKIRDLLDDNCEQASKRLDIKQSADGAQEVPGLVEAPIYTIDGVWDKLKAGAKNRSVGSTSVNELSSRSHSLVRVTVRSEHLVTGEMSRSHMWLVDLAGSERLAKTEVEGERLKESKFINKSLSALGDVIAALASKNSHIPYRNSKLTHLLQSSLGGDCKTLMFVQISPSSTDSGETLCSLNFASRVRAIEHGPARKQADPAENFKLKQMTEKLCHEEKENVKLNESLQLMQLKYASRENVFRTLQDKIRETEQACRTHQQRVRELENELANEKKAARDTVRPTKPSLAAPVRQRPPLAPMRQRPPLVRISNQAPPPSGPSRQRLGSKGPSVQNKENIPVLDKAAGKARRVSLVPMMRQIPLQPKRRSSIAILPSERERMSVLPEKRAMSRLSHMQMPKTTRPLANFNPIPGTPVAASKAPVDATPDVRGRFKRIELGSSSKFSSPPMQSMWKSRNNVSSPQQRLRLQSGSGNASKLCFSIHKKVGLGSPARPRNSLMSGTGIFDPALREQMMAGKFGNAQRVFSKRRMSVL